One genomic region from Macellibacteroides fermentans encodes:
- a CDS encoding GH92 family glycosyl hydrolase codes for MALSWIGKPAVASVTEAVFDPVEYVNPLIGTQSTFQLSTGNTYPAIARPWGMNFWMPQTGKMGDGWAYVYTENKIRGFKQTHQPSPWINDYGQFAIMPVVGAPAFDQDKRASWFSHKSEVAKPYYYKVYLAEHDVVTEITPTERAAMFRFTFPQSDSSYVVIDALDKGSYVKILPNENKIIGYTTKNSGGVPANFKNYFVITFDKPFTYEYTFADGALKNDKEQKSNHVGAVIGFKTKKGEVVHAKVASSFISFDQADLNLKELGSNSFDAVAAQGKAEWNKVLSKIEVEGGTLDQYRTFYSCMYRSLLFPRKFHEIDAAGKVMHYSPYNGEVLPGYMYTDTGFWDTFRCLFPFLNMMFPSVNKEMQEGLINTYKESGFFPEWASPGHRGCMVGNNSASILVDAYMKGVKVDDLETLYSGLIHGTENVHPKVSSTGRLGHEYYNKLGYVPYDVKINENAARTLEYAYNDWCIYKLAKDLKRPKKEVDLYAKRAMNYKNLYDKETKLMRGKNADGKFMSPFSPLKWGDAFTEGNSWHYTWSVFHDPQGLIDLMGGKKDFVQMLDSVFAVPPVFDDSYYGGVIHEIREMQIMNMGNYAHGNQPIQHMIYMYNYAGEPWKAQYWLREVMNRMYTCNPDGYCGDEDNGQTSAWYVFSALGFYPVCPGTDEYVMGAPLFKKATITFENGNKMVINAPENNAKTRYIESMTLNGKNYTKNYLKHADLQNGGEINIRMSETPNKQRGIQTSDFPYSFSVNEKK; via the coding sequence ATGGCTTTAAGCTGGATCGGGAAACCTGCAGTAGCTTCAGTGACTGAAGCCGTATTTGACCCCGTCGAGTATGTTAATCCGTTGATCGGAACGCAATCGACATTCCAATTATCTACAGGGAATACCTATCCTGCAATTGCCCGTCCCTGGGGTATGAACTTCTGGATGCCTCAGACAGGCAAAATGGGTGATGGATGGGCCTATGTTTATACCGAAAACAAGATTCGTGGCTTTAAGCAGACACATCAGCCAAGTCCATGGATCAATGATTACGGTCAGTTTGCCATCATGCCTGTGGTAGGTGCTCCTGCTTTTGATCAGGATAAACGGGCCAGTTGGTTTTCTCATAAATCGGAAGTAGCTAAACCGTACTATTACAAAGTATATTTGGCTGAACATGATGTAGTGACTGAAATTACTCCTACAGAACGTGCCGCTATGTTTCGGTTTACATTTCCACAAAGCGATAGTTCGTATGTGGTGATTGATGCTCTTGATAAGGGTTCATATGTTAAGATTTTACCAAACGAAAATAAAATTATCGGCTATACAACCAAAAACAGTGGAGGTGTTCCTGCCAACTTTAAAAATTACTTTGTTATAACATTCGATAAACCGTTTACATACGAATATACATTTGCAGACGGTGCTTTGAAAAATGATAAAGAACAAAAATCAAACCACGTAGGTGCGGTTATTGGTTTTAAAACAAAAAAGGGTGAAGTGGTACATGCAAAAGTTGCTTCCTCATTTATTAGTTTTGATCAGGCGGATCTTAACCTTAAAGAGTTAGGAAGTAACAGTTTTGATGCCGTAGCTGCTCAGGGAAAAGCCGAGTGGAATAAAGTTTTGAGTAAAATAGAAGTAGAAGGTGGAACATTAGATCAATATCGTACCTTTTATTCCTGTATGTATCGTTCGCTTCTTTTCCCACGTAAGTTTCACGAAATTGATGCTGCCGGAAAGGTTATGCACTATAGCCCTTACAACGGCGAGGTACTGCCTGGCTATATGTATACTGATACGGGATTTTGGGATACATTCCGTTGTCTGTTCCCCTTCCTTAACATGATGTTCCCCTCTGTAAATAAAGAGATGCAGGAAGGTCTGATCAATACGTATAAAGAAAGTGGATTTTTCCCCGAATGGGCGAGCCCGGGTCACCGCGGTTGTATGGTTGGAAACAACTCTGCGTCTATTTTGGTTGATGCTTACATGAAAGGGGTGAAGGTAGACGACCTGGAAACTCTTTACAGCGGACTTATCCACGGTACAGAAAATGTTCACCCAAAGGTTTCTTCAACAGGTAGACTTGGTCACGAGTATTACAACAAGCTTGGTTATGTGCCGTACGATGTGAAGATTAATGAAAATGCTGCTCGTACGCTGGAATATGCTTATAATGACTGGTGTATTTATAAATTGGCTAAAGATCTGAAACGTCCCAAAAAGGAAGTTGATTTATATGCCAAACGTGCAATGAATTATAAGAATCTCTACGATAAGGAAACCAAACTTATGCGCGGTAAAAATGCCGATGGTAAATTTATGTCTCCTTTCTCTCCTTTGAAATGGGGGGATGCTTTTACCGAAGGTAACAGCTGGCATTATACTTGGTCTGTATTCCATGATCCACAGGGATTGATCGACTTGATGGGTGGTAAAAAAGACTTTGTTCAGATGCTTGATTCTGTATTTGCCGTACCTCCTGTTTTCGACGATAGCTATTATGGTGGAGTAATTCATGAGATCCGGGAGATGCAGATTATGAACATGGGTAACTATGCGCATGGAAATCAGCCTATTCAGCATATGATTTATATGTATAACTATGCTGGAGAACCATGGAAAGCCCAGTATTGGTTGCGTGAAGTGATGAACAGAATGTATACTTGTAATCCGGATGGGTATTGTGGTGACGAAGATAATGGTCAGACTTCTGCCTGGTATGTGTTTTCTGCATTGGGATTTTATCCGGTATGTCCTGGTACGGACGAATATGTGATGGGGGCTCCATTGTTTAAAAAAGCGACTATTACTTTTGAAAATGGAAATAAAATGGTGATTAATGCTCCTGAAAACAATGCGAAGACTCGTTACATAGAATCGATGACTCTGAACGGTAAAAACTATACTAAAAATTACCTGAAACATGCTGATTTGCAAAATGGAGGAGAAATAAATATCCGTATGAGTGAAACTCCAAATAAACAAAGAGGTATTCAGACTTCAGATTTTCCATATTCATTCTCTGTAAATGAGAAAAAATAA